One segment of Candidatus Nitrospira nitrificans DNA contains the following:
- a CDS encoding ribbon-helix-helix protein, CopG family, which produces MPSDTRTTIYLKPKVYRALKVKAATTDRSVSDLVNAAVLESLREDALDLEAFERRAKEPARSFEKVLEELKRDGTL; this is translated from the coding sequence ATGCCATCGGATACTCGCACGACAATCTATTTGAAGCCTAAAGTCTATCGAGCCCTCAAGGTCAAAGCCGCCACCACGGATCGGTCTGTCTCCGACTTGGTCAATGCCGCCGTGCTGGAATCTCTTCGAGAGGATGCGTTGGACCTGGAAGCATTTGAGCGCCGCGCGAAAGAACCAGCGCGCTCATTTGAGAAGGTTCTCGAGGAGTTGAAGCGTGACGGAACCTTATAG
- a CDS encoding type II toxin-antitoxin system RelE family toxin: MTEPYSLVIKRSAEKELKAVPSGDLKRVVDRIRGLAQQPRPWGCEKLSGESERYRIRQGDYRIVFGIDDAARRVEIVKIGHRRESYR; the protein is encoded by the coding sequence GTGACGGAACCTTATAGCCTCGTCATCAAGCGATCCGCCGAGAAGGAGCTGAAGGCGGTACCTTCAGGTGACCTCAAGCGGGTCGTCGATCGCATTCGAGGCTTGGCCCAACAGCCTCGGCCGTGGGGATGCGAAAAACTCTCGGGCGAATCCGAACGCTACCGGATTCGGCAAGGCGACTATCGCATTGTCTTCGGCATTGATGATGCCGCGCGTCGCGTTGAGATCGTGAAGATCGGGCATCGCCGCGAGAGCTATCGCTGA
- a CDS encoding DUF3501 family protein encodes MKAIAPEDIISHQEYERQREAFRAKIIALKQRRRLSVGSCITMVFENRETVRFQIQEMIRVERIFDPVKVQDELDVYNALLPDSGELSATLLIEITQDAMIKERLDQFMGLDHGEKVAIVAGGEEVFGEFEGGRSHETKISAVHFVKFRPTASMTKTFADLSRPVTIRVAHGDYREETPVSGTMREEWLADLKGGA; translated from the coding sequence GTGAAAGCAATCGCTCCAGAAGATATCATATCGCACCAGGAATATGAGCGGCAGCGCGAGGCCTTTCGAGCGAAGATCATCGCGCTGAAGCAGCGGCGGCGCCTGTCGGTCGGCTCCTGTATTACGATGGTATTCGAGAATCGTGAAACGGTGCGGTTCCAAATTCAGGAGATGATCCGCGTCGAGCGGATTTTCGATCCGGTCAAGGTTCAGGATGAACTGGATGTGTACAATGCCCTTCTGCCGGATTCGGGCGAATTGAGCGCAACCCTGTTGATCGAGATCACTCAGGACGCGATGATCAAGGAACGGCTCGATCAGTTCATGGGGCTGGATCACGGAGAAAAAGTAGCCATTGTCGCCGGCGGCGAGGAAGTATTCGGCGAATTTGAAGGCGGCCGGAGCCATGAGACCAAAATCAGCGCGGTCCATTTCGTAAAGTTTCGACCGACCGCATCCATGACCAAGACCTTTGCGGATCTCAGTCGACCTGTTACAATCCGTGTCGCCCATGGCGACTATCGAGAAGAAACGCCTGTATCCGGCACGATGCGCGAAGAGTGGCTTGCCGACTTAAAGGGCGGTGCGTAG
- a CDS encoding heterodisulfide reductase-related iron-sulfur binding cluster → MKGLSLITPIDPTQLEKETLRIYEVCDGCRRCFNLCPSFNTLLDRIDVCESDVAKLTPADHHQVVDECYYCKLCFNHCPYTPPHQYEIDFPHLMVAWKKRLAAERGVRWRDRLLIMTDAIGRLGSATASLTNSLLENRLVRRFLERVMGIHRDRRLLHFSGETFPRWFSRRTKPATTDPPVRKVALFASCLVNFQTTDVGKATVQVLEKNGVQVVVPEQRCCGMPSFDIGDIQAIQQAARSNVASLYPLVAEGYDVVVPTASCSLMLKREYPELSRDEKTKRVAERTFDVCEYLMAMKKTGQLATDFTQNPGRVAYQIPCHLRDQNIGFKSRELMECAGAQVEVIEQCSGHDGAWSAKTEFFQLSMKIAGKAMRTVERTPADLIASDCPLAGLQLDQAGASDHVGGRSTLHPIQIVRDAYGLPRRP, encoded by the coding sequence ATGAAAGGTCTCAGCCTCATCACCCCGATCGATCCCACGCAGTTGGAGAAGGAAACGCTGCGGATCTATGAGGTCTGTGACGGTTGCCGGCGCTGCTTCAATCTCTGCCCTTCGTTCAACACGCTCTTGGATCGGATCGATGTGTGCGAGAGTGACGTGGCCAAGCTGACCCCGGCCGATCACCATCAAGTCGTCGACGAATGCTACTACTGCAAGCTCTGTTTCAACCATTGCCCCTATACTCCGCCGCATCAATACGAAATCGACTTCCCGCACTTGATGGTCGCCTGGAAGAAGCGTCTTGCGGCGGAGCGCGGCGTGCGGTGGCGAGATCGCCTGTTGATCATGACGGATGCGATCGGAAGACTTGGCAGCGCCACCGCCTCGCTTACGAACAGTTTGTTGGAGAACAGGCTTGTGCGCCGTTTTCTGGAACGAGTCATGGGGATTCATCGGGACCGCCGGCTCCTGCATTTTTCAGGAGAGACGTTTCCCCGCTGGTTCAGTCGTCGAACCAAACCGGCCACAACGGATCCACCCGTCCGCAAGGTCGCCCTCTTTGCCAGTTGTCTCGTGAACTTTCAGACGACCGACGTCGGCAAGGCAACCGTGCAAGTGCTGGAGAAGAACGGAGTCCAGGTGGTGGTTCCGGAGCAGCGCTGTTGCGGGATGCCCAGCTTCGATATTGGGGATATCCAGGCGATTCAACAGGCTGCCCGCAGCAACGTCGCGTCATTGTACCCATTGGTCGCCGAAGGATACGATGTGGTGGTTCCGACCGCCAGTTGCAGCTTGATGTTGAAACGCGAATATCCGGAACTCTCTCGCGATGAGAAAACGAAGCGGGTCGCGGAGCGGACCTTCGATGTCTGTGAATATCTGATGGCCATGAAAAAAACCGGCCAGTTGGCGACCGATTTCACGCAGAATCCAGGGCGAGTCGCCTATCAGATTCCCTGCCACCTGAGGGATCAAAATATCGGGTTTAAATCCAGAGAGCTCATGGAGTGCGCCGGCGCCCAAGTCGAGGTAATCGAACAGTGTTCGGGGCATGACGGCGCTTGGTCGGCCAAGACGGAGTTCTTCCAGCTTTCGATGAAGATCGCCGGGAAGGCCATGCGAACAGTCGAGCGCACGCCGGCGGATCTCATCGCGTCGGACTGTCCCCTGGCCGGATTGCAGTTGGATCAGGCCGGCGCGTCGGACCATGTGGGAGGGCGGAGCACGCTGCATCCGATTCAGATCGTCCGTGATGCCTATGGGTTGCCACGACGACCATGA
- a CDS encoding BrnT family toxin, whose protein sequence is MFTWDIGKAISNFEKHGVPFEEATTIFGDPNAMDGEDPAHSLHELRRQRIGRSVAGRILFVAYTVRRSDHEKPTIRIISARQSSRKERQAYARLAD, encoded by the coding sequence GTGTTCACCTGGGATATCGGCAAGGCGATCTCAAATTTCGAGAAGCATGGTGTCCCATTCGAAGAAGCGACCACAATTTTCGGCGATCCAAATGCTATGGACGGGGAGGATCCCGCTCACTCATTGCACGAACTTCGCCGCCAGCGCATAGGTCGTTCGGTGGCGGGGCGAATTCTGTTCGTGGCGTACACGGTACGGAGGTCAGATCATGAGAAGCCAACGATCCGCATCATCAGCGCGAGGCAGTCGAGTCGCAAGGAGCGCCAAGCATATGCCCGACTCGCAGATTGA
- a CDS encoding MarR family winged helix-turn-helix transcriptional regulator → MTALMKIDQESLPDRLVTGLSKIGLAMKSRAWRRKGRQGIGPLQIQVLTFLRSRPNHSATVSTIARELSVKLPTASEVIRTLEGKRLVRRRRREIDNRVVTVHLTSLGAKAGHVENRWPEILASATENLSVQEQVALLGSLVKLIRALQLQGEIPIARMCVSCEHFRPHAYAGSDQPHHCDFYNVAFGDRAFRLDCPEYVEALAEDPSKKTDSRTAETMAQGLAAG, encoded by the coding sequence ATGACCGCCTTAATGAAGATCGATCAAGAGTCGCTCCCAGATCGTTTGGTGACAGGGCTTTCAAAAATCGGGCTGGCGATGAAGAGCCGTGCCTGGCGGCGGAAGGGACGGCAAGGCATTGGTCCCTTGCAAATCCAAGTGCTGACATTTCTCCGCTCTCGGCCGAATCATTCGGCTACCGTCTCGACGATTGCCCGTGAACTCTCGGTGAAGCTGCCGACTGCTTCTGAAGTCATCCGGACGCTCGAGGGTAAGCGATTGGTCCGCCGGCGCCGTCGGGAGATCGATAACCGCGTCGTGACGGTTCACCTCACGTCCCTTGGGGCGAAGGCAGGTCATGTGGAAAACCGATGGCCCGAGATTCTGGCCTCTGCGACCGAGAATTTGTCGGTGCAGGAGCAGGTCGCTCTTCTTGGCTCGCTCGTGAAGTTGATTCGCGCGCTTCAATTGCAAGGAGAAATTCCCATTGCGCGCATGTGCGTCTCCTGCGAGCATTTCCGCCCGCATGCCTATGCGGGATCGGACCAGCCGCATCATTGCGACTTCTATAATGTTGCGTTCGGAGATCGAGCCTTCCGCCTTGATTGCCCTGAGTACGTGGAAGCCCTGGCGGAAGATCCGAGCAAAAAGACTGATTCTCGCACAGCTGAGACCATGGCCCAAGGCTTAGCGGCCGGTTGA
- a CDS encoding BrnA antitoxin family protein has translation MPDSQIDFSDIPEATNEQLRRMRRVGRPTSGVAKQLIAIRISPTLLNQLRKMAAKRRKPYQTLIHELLEKAASHAA, from the coding sequence ATGCCCGACTCGCAGATTGATTTTTCCGATATCCCTGAGGCTACCAATGAGCAGCTGCGGCGCATGCGTAGAGTCGGGAGACCGACCAGCGGCGTGGCCAAACAGCTGATTGCCATTCGGATATCCCCCACATTGCTCAATCAGCTGAGGAAGATGGCGGCAAAGCGCCGGAAGCCCTACCAAACCTTGATCCATGAGTTGCTCGAAAAGGCCGCGTCCCACGCGGCGTAG
- a CDS encoding 6-carboxytetrahydropterin synthase, whose amino-acid sequence MPPVLLTKRIEFAAAHRYMRPEWDDAKNRTVFGRCYNPPAHGHNYLLELTVSGEIDPKTGMVVNLFDLKQVLLNVIEEFDHKNLNLDMPYFKDRIPTSENFAHVLWTKLAAQRDIGTLHTLRLCEDEDLYAEVTVADGPDAAAVSKRYSFNAIHESHQGRDWDCYVTVRGTIDPATGMVTDIGALDRLAADRIIKPFDRQDLRQVLGSETVRGEALAKTIWDRLAGHVSGGTLHNVRLVQTRDLSFDYAG is encoded by the coding sequence ATGCCCCCTGTCTTGTTGACGAAACGGATTGAATTCGCCGCCGCGCACCGCTATATGCGGCCGGAATGGGATGATGCAAAGAATCGCACGGTATTTGGGCGTTGCTACAATCCTCCCGCGCATGGGCATAACTACCTGCTCGAACTCACCGTCTCCGGTGAAATAGACCCGAAGACCGGCATGGTCGTGAATCTGTTCGATCTCAAGCAGGTGCTTCTGAACGTGATCGAAGAGTTCGATCACAAGAACCTGAACCTGGACATGCCCTACTTCAAAGACCGGATTCCGACCTCCGAAAATTTCGCACACGTGTTGTGGACGAAGTTGGCTGCTCAACGGGATATCGGCACCCTCCATACCCTTCGGCTCTGTGAGGACGAAGATCTCTATGCCGAAGTCACCGTAGCCGACGGGCCGGACGCCGCTGCGGTCTCAAAACGATATTCGTTCAACGCGATCCACGAAAGCCATCAGGGGCGAGATTGGGACTGCTACGTGACGGTTCGCGGGACGATCGATCCCGCGACGGGCATGGTGACCGATATCGGAGCATTGGATCGATTGGCGGCAGACCGGATCATCAAGCCGTTTGACCGGCAGGATCTCCGACAGGTGCTTGGCTCGGAAACGGTGAGGGGAGAAGCCCTCGCCAAGACCATCTGGGACCGCCTCGCCGGGCATGTTTCAGGCGGAACACTCCACAACGTCCGCCTCGTCCAAACCCGTGACCTCTCGTTCGACTACGCAGGGTAA
- a CDS encoding rubrerythrin family protein — protein MGKSLKGTKSHDNLKHAFAGESQANRRYLYFARRADIEGYPDVGGLFRDTSEAETGHAFGHLDFLKEVGDPATGVPMGNTDANLKSAIEGETYEYTQMYPGMAKTARDEGFPELAEWFETLAKAERSHANRFQKGLDTLKS, from the coding sequence ATGGGAAAGAGCTTAAAAGGAACCAAGAGTCACGACAATCTGAAACACGCGTTTGCCGGCGAGTCACAGGCTAATCGCCGGTATCTGTATTTCGCACGGAGGGCGGATATTGAAGGCTATCCGGACGTCGGTGGGCTCTTCCGGGACACATCGGAAGCGGAAACGGGCCATGCCTTTGGGCACCTGGACTTCTTGAAAGAAGTGGGAGATCCGGCGACGGGCGTGCCGATGGGCAACACGGACGCGAATCTCAAGTCCGCCATCGAGGGCGAAACGTACGAATATACGCAGATGTATCCCGGAATGGCGAAGACCGCCCGCGACGAAGGCTTTCCCGAGCTGGCCGAGTGGTTTGAGACTTTGGCGAAGGCCGAACGGTCCCATGCCAATCGGTTTCAGAAGGGATTGGATACTCTGAAGAGCTAA
- a CDS encoding P-loop NTPase family protein, whose product MKLASEQATGFWTPRPAPLDALLARLERLSLKPEFRMQREVAYARALNSYLEGGAGRIVAPLEQEVELAKLYLFCDYYPEDGQLTLIEQLRDVITEHIPEEERRWLDPLKHSYLDMLEPTSPPRPGEQLTVRSLGDRTAFVVPGHESISDLAAGQVLLTRLVVAPDGGGSGNAVWAGCGIVLSQADAKALIEMTAEWRRDMEMTTGSFALGEWREFTKRFGYMFLWAFARLRTDALVDAVVHIRYRRPDGRPYLYAVALYDHHEYRFFGDGLSEMSEFASEQVAPQSGGQGQSDEIPPARTWVQRDLSGGTDAIVAKVTLTSSQLIVECDSPARLDQIKHRLAASFGFSLHFRSETLVPPARKLSIAELMSDEPPPVVVPPEEDRTLLNQFLEKAYLEWSDQPHLALGGQTPRHAAASAATRGKVGALIDEMAQHDPGRQRCGRPAFEYNRLRAHVGLEDLPE is encoded by the coding sequence ATGAAGCTCGCGAGTGAACAAGCAACGGGGTTCTGGACTCCCCGGCCCGCGCCTCTTGACGCGCTCCTCGCGCGCTTGGAACGCCTCTCCCTCAAGCCTGAATTTCGAATGCAACGCGAGGTGGCCTACGCACGCGCGCTCAACTCGTATTTGGAAGGCGGAGCAGGGCGAATCGTCGCGCCGCTGGAGCAGGAAGTGGAACTCGCGAAACTGTACCTCTTCTGCGACTACTATCCTGAAGACGGGCAATTGACGCTGATCGAACAGTTGCGGGACGTCATCACCGAACATATCCCCGAAGAGGAGCGCCGGTGGCTCGATCCCTTGAAACATTCTTATCTCGACATGCTGGAACCGACCTCCCCGCCGAGGCCCGGGGAACAGCTCACCGTGCGATCGCTCGGAGATCGAACCGCATTTGTGGTTCCCGGTCATGAATCCATCAGCGACCTTGCGGCCGGCCAGGTGTTGCTGACCCGCCTCGTCGTCGCTCCGGACGGCGGCGGATCAGGCAACGCGGTGTGGGCGGGCTGCGGAATCGTCTTGTCTCAGGCCGATGCGAAGGCGCTGATCGAGATGACCGCGGAATGGCGCCGAGACATGGAGATGACCACCGGATCCTTTGCGTTAGGGGAGTGGAGGGAGTTTACCAAGCGTTTCGGGTATATGTTTCTCTGGGCATTCGCGCGGCTCCGCACGGACGCGTTGGTGGACGCCGTCGTCCATATTCGTTATCGCCGCCCCGATGGCCGGCCCTATCTCTATGCGGTGGCCCTGTACGATCACCATGAGTATCGGTTCTTCGGCGATGGGTTGTCCGAGATGAGCGAGTTTGCATCAGAGCAGGTGGCGCCGCAGTCCGGCGGACAAGGCCAGAGCGACGAAATCCCTCCGGCTCGCACATGGGTCCAGCGGGATTTGAGCGGCGGGACCGACGCGATCGTCGCGAAGGTGACACTGACGTCGTCTCAGCTCATCGTGGAATGCGATAGCCCGGCGCGACTCGACCAAATCAAGCATCGACTCGCGGCCTCTTTTGGATTCTCACTGCATTTCCGCAGTGAGACGCTCGTGCCACCCGCGCGGAAATTATCGATAGCCGAACTCATGTCCGATGAGCCGCCGCCGGTGGTCGTGCCGCCGGAGGAAGACCGGACGCTGCTCAACCAATTCCTGGAAAAAGCCTACTTGGAATGGTCGGATCAGCCCCACCTCGCGCTCGGCGGGCAGACGCCACGCCATGCCGCCGCATCCGCCGCCACGCGCGGCAAGGTCGGTGCCCTCATTGATGAAATGGCCCAGCATGATCCGGGCCGTCAGCGATGTGGCCGACCGGCGTTCGAGTACAACCGTCTTCGCGCCCATGTGGGCCTGGAAGACCTGCCGGAGTAA
- a CDS encoding universal stress protein: MKILAATDGSKHGKWAIEWLAAMPFAVQPVVRVLHVVDVASLRAPFLIQPMIVGTERYIQSEVKRMEAAAKSTQKESEGLLSTLGLSGTVTTDQGGVAATIMKHAQRGVGLLSIGARGLDALDRFMLGSISNHAIHHAPCSVLVVKESPRPVRHMMLAVDGSAASNKAVKFLLRTVNPIPDGPDREPVMVTVMHAVPYFKYPEVKETGKTLVQRYGDKLAKSGFQIREALRLGKSADEILAVAKKEKVDLIVTGAKGLGAIRRVLLGSVSTRVVQHAHCGVLVVR; encoded by the coding sequence ATGAAGATTCTCGCGGCAACTGATGGATCGAAACATGGCAAGTGGGCGATCGAATGGTTGGCGGCAATGCCGTTCGCGGTGCAGCCGGTCGTGCGTGTGCTGCATGTCGTCGATGTGGCGAGCCTTCGGGCTCCCTTCCTGATCCAACCGATGATCGTCGGGACTGAACGGTACATTCAGTCCGAAGTCAAGCGGATGGAAGCGGCGGCCAAGTCCACCCAAAAAGAGTCGGAGGGTTTGTTGTCGACGCTCGGCTTGAGCGGGACCGTGACGACCGACCAGGGCGGGGTGGCAGCCACGATTATGAAGCATGCGCAGCGTGGGGTCGGACTCCTGTCGATCGGGGCTCGAGGCTTGGATGCCTTGGATCGATTCATGCTGGGGAGCATTTCGAATCATGCCATCCACCATGCTCCTTGCTCGGTACTGGTGGTGAAAGAGTCCCCTCGCCCCGTCCGGCATATGATGCTGGCAGTCGATGGGTCCGCTGCGTCGAATAAGGCGGTCAAGTTTCTTCTTCGCACAGTCAATCCGATACCTGATGGTCCGGATCGCGAACCGGTCATGGTGACCGTGATGCACGCGGTGCCCTACTTTAAGTATCCGGAAGTGAAAGAAACCGGGAAAACACTGGTGCAGCGCTACGGAGATAAGCTTGCGAAATCAGGCTTCCAGATACGTGAAGCCTTACGGCTGGGGAAATCGGCGGACGAAATTCTAGCCGTGGCCAAAAAAGAGAAGGTCGATCTCATTGTAACCGGAGCGAAAGGGTTGGGTGCGATCCGCCGCGTGCTGCTTGGCAGCGTGTCAACCCGGGTGGTGCAGCATGCCCACTGTGGAGTGCTGGTGGTCCGCTGA
- the pfp gene encoding diphosphate--fructose-6-phosphate 1-phosphotransferase: protein MTDQRTTVGILVGGGPAPGINSVINAATIRSILGGADVLGIIDGFKWLMEGGTGQVRPLSIEDVSRIHFRGGSYLGTSRANPTKSTELLDNVLFGLSSLGITRLVTIGGDDTAFSAMKLEERSNGRLQVVHVPKTIDNDLDLPFGIPTFGFQTARHIGVEIVKNLMVDARATTRWYLVVTMGRKAGHLALGIGKAAGATLTIVPEEFRDRPVGLQWVVDLLMGAIIKRLEHGRADGVAVLAEGLIEIIDPRDLGGLEHVERDEHGHLRMSEIDIGDVLRRELTKQLRQLGLAVSLVAKNVGYELRCADPIPYDIEYTRDLGYCAAQYLLDGGTSAMVSIQNGRFTPIPFTQMVDSSTGRTKVRMVDIESQSYQIARQYMIRLTEADVNNQDALGRYAALTGLSPEAFRERFGTVC, encoded by the coding sequence ATGACGGATCAGCGAACGACGGTCGGCATTCTTGTCGGCGGCGGGCCCGCGCCCGGAATCAATAGCGTGATCAACGCGGCGACGATCCGCAGCATCCTCGGCGGCGCGGATGTGCTCGGAATCATCGATGGGTTCAAATGGCTCATGGAAGGGGGCACGGGACAGGTCCGGCCGCTGTCGATCGAAGACGTCAGCCGGATCCATTTTCGAGGAGGGTCCTACCTGGGTACGTCGCGCGCGAACCCGACGAAAAGTACAGAGCTGCTCGACAATGTCTTGTTCGGACTGTCGAGCCTCGGAATCACTCGGTTGGTGACAATCGGCGGAGACGACACCGCGTTTTCAGCGATGAAGTTGGAGGAACGGTCTAACGGTCGACTACAAGTCGTCCATGTTCCCAAGACGATCGACAACGACCTGGATCTTCCTTTTGGAATTCCGACGTTCGGGTTTCAAACGGCCCGTCACATCGGCGTTGAAATCGTGAAGAATCTCATGGTCGATGCCCGCGCCACAACGCGGTGGTATTTGGTCGTGACCATGGGGCGCAAGGCCGGCCACCTGGCCTTGGGCATCGGCAAGGCGGCCGGCGCCACCCTGACGATCGTTCCGGAGGAGTTTCGAGACCGGCCGGTCGGACTTCAATGGGTCGTGGATCTCTTGATGGGAGCCATAATCAAGCGGCTTGAACATGGTCGGGCCGATGGAGTCGCGGTGCTGGCCGAAGGGCTGATCGAAATCATTGATCCTCGAGATCTTGGTGGATTAGAGCATGTCGAACGAGACGAACACGGCCATCTACGAATGAGCGAGATAGACATCGGTGACGTGCTGCGGCGTGAGCTGACGAAGCAGCTCCGTCAGTTGGGGCTTGCCGTCAGTCTGGTGGCGAAGAACGTGGGGTATGAGCTCCGTTGCGCCGACCCAATTCCATACGATATCGAATACACGCGCGATCTCGGCTATTGCGCCGCTCAGTACCTGCTCGACGGCGGGACATCGGCCATGGTCTCGATTCAAAACGGACGGTTCACTCCGATCCCATTCACGCAGATGGTGGATTCCTCCACCGGACGGACCAAAGTGAGGATGGTGGATATCGAATCCCAGTCCTACCAGATCGCCCGGCAATACATGATTCGACTCACGGAAGCCGACGTGAACAATCAGGACGCGCTGGGCCGCTATGCCGCTTTGACAGGCCTGTCTCCGGAGGCGTTTCGAGAACGGTTCGGCACCGTCTGTTGA